The following proteins are encoded in a genomic region of Candidatus Rokuibacteriota bacterium:
- a CDS encoding NAD-dependent epimerase/dehydratase family protein: MRILVTGASGFLGRALCGYLEERSHRVTRLNSRNCDLTRRESLDHLEPVSYDQIYHLAAWTQAGDFCLRHPGEQWVLNQLINTNVLEWWQRRQPQAKMICMGTSCSYAPGTELREENYMLGEPIESLYTYAMTKRMLYAGLLALHKQFGLRYFYAVPSTLYGPGYHTDGRQMHFIFDLIQKIIRGREFDEPVVLWGDGHQKREVISLDDFVDALYRLAESRDNDLVNIGAGEEHTIRHFAEVICEVVGYPAGRIEYDTSRYVGALSKCLDMGKVKVLLPSFRLTPLREGIERTVRWFYESQAYLKSEGRGRRSRVT; this comes from the coding sequence TTGCGAATTCTGGTAACTGGGGCCTCGGGATTCCTCGGGCGCGCGCTCTGCGGATACCTCGAGGAGCGGAGCCACCGGGTGACGCGGCTGAATTCGCGCAACTGCGATCTGACGCGCCGTGAGAGCCTGGACCACCTGGAGCCCGTTTCCTACGATCAGATCTACCATCTGGCAGCCTGGACGCAGGCCGGCGACTTCTGCCTGCGCCATCCCGGCGAGCAATGGGTCCTGAACCAACTGATCAACACGAACGTGCTGGAGTGGTGGCAGCGGCGCCAGCCCCAGGCCAAGATGATCTGCATGGGCACAAGCTGCTCCTACGCGCCGGGCACGGAGCTCCGGGAAGAGAATTACATGCTCGGGGAGCCGATCGAGAGCCTGTACACCTATGCGATGACGAAGCGCATGCTATACGCGGGCCTGCTCGCGCTGCACAAGCAGTTTGGCCTTCGCTATTTCTACGCGGTGCCTTCGACGCTGTACGGGCCCGGTTACCACACCGACGGCCGGCAGATGCATTTCATCTTTGACTTGATCCAAAAGATTATCCGGGGCCGGGAATTCGACGAGCCGGTGGTGCTGTGGGGCGACGGCCATCAGAAACGCGAGGTGATCTCCCTCGACGATTTCGTCGACGCGCTGTACCGGCTGGCGGAGTCGCGAGACAACGATCTGGTAAACATCGGGGCCGGGGAGGAGCACACGATCCGCCATTTCGCGGAGGTGATCTGTGAGGTCGTCGGCTATCCCGCCGGGCGCATCGAATACGACACGAGCCGGTACGTCGGCGCGCTGTCGAAGTGTCTGGACATGGGGAAGGTGAAGGTCCTGCTGCCCTCGTTCCGGCTTACACCGCTTCGGGAAGGAATCGAGCGCACGGTGCGGTGGTTCTATGAGTCGCAGGCGTACCTGAAGAGTGAAGGGCGGGGGAGGAGGTCCCGTGTGACTTGA
- a CDS encoding class I SAM-dependent methyltransferase produces MLCRVCDSADLDPVVDLGHQPWCNHFLKKEEIGREPFYPLRAIYCNGCATVQLDYTVKKEVMFGDHTYLSGVTRSLSEHFRRVAEEVDARFLRGAHTKSVLDIGSNDGTQLKHFQALGYEVLGVESSKTTAQIAVQAGVPTLNRFFNLETMREIGRRYDVINAAGVFFHLEELHFVTEAIREGLKENGVFVVQFLYMKRIVENLAFDQIYHEHLLYYTLETVEVLLNRHGLAMFDAYLAPIHGGSIVGFVGHRGQRQPSPRLLEMRRREDVDGSNRIGTYREFSRRIVRKKEEELEYLERAKRAGKRVFGLGAPVKGNTLLNYFGVGTNYIECLVEKNELRRGLYSPGMHIPVVMESELMEPPDIYYVLAWNFKREILERNRGLLERGVEFYFPVDPGVA; encoded by the coding sequence ATGCTCTGTCGCGTTTGCGACTCGGCGGACCTGGATCCGGTCGTGGATCTGGGCCACCAGCCCTGGTGCAATCACTTCCTGAAGAAGGAGGAGATTGGGCGCGAGCCGTTCTATCCGCTGCGGGCCATCTACTGCAACGGATGCGCGACGGTGCAGCTGGACTACACGGTGAAGAAAGAGGTCATGTTCGGCGACCACACCTACCTCTCCGGAGTGACGAGGTCGCTCAGCGAGCACTTCCGGAGGGTGGCCGAGGAGGTGGATGCTCGGTTTCTGCGGGGGGCCCACACGAAGTCGGTGCTCGACATCGGCTCGAACGACGGCACCCAGCTGAAGCACTTCCAGGCCCTCGGCTACGAGGTGCTGGGCGTGGAGTCGTCCAAGACGACCGCGCAGATCGCCGTCCAGGCCGGGGTACCGACCCTCAACCGATTCTTCAACCTCGAAACGATGCGCGAGATCGGGCGGCGATACGACGTGATCAACGCCGCCGGCGTGTTCTTCCACTTGGAGGAGCTGCATTTCGTCACCGAGGCGATCCGGGAGGGCCTGAAGGAGAATGGTGTCTTCGTCGTGCAGTTTCTCTACATGAAGCGGATCGTGGAGAACCTGGCCTTCGACCAGATCTACCACGAGCACCTGCTCTACTACACCCTGGAGACCGTTGAGGTGCTGCTGAACCGCCACGGGCTGGCCATGTTCGACGCGTACCTGGCGCCGATCCACGGCGGCTCGATTGTCGGCTTCGTCGGGCACCGGGGGCAACGCCAACCGAGCCCGCGCCTGCTGGAGATGCGGCGGCGAGAGGACGTTGACGGCAGCAATCGCATCGGCACCTACCGGGAGTTCTCCCGGAGGATCGTTCGCAAGAAGGAGGAGGAGCTCGAATACCTCGAGCGGGCGAAGCGGGCAGGCAAGCGGGTGTTCGGACTCGGTGCTCCCGTCAAGGGCAACACGCTCCTGAACTACTTCGGCGTGGGGACGAACTACATTGAGTGCCTAGTGGAGAAGAATGAGCTGCGACGGGGCCTCTACTCGCCCGGCATGCACATCCCGGTGGTGATGGAGAGCGAGCTCATGGAGCCTCCCGACATCTACTACGTGCTGGCGTGGAATTTTAAGCGCGAGATCCTCGAGCGGAACAGGGGGCTCTTGGAACGGGGCGTGGAATTCTACTTTCCGGTCGATCCCGGAGTGGCCTGA
- a CDS encoding NAD-dependent epimerase/dehydratase — translation MRILITGGGGYIGSVLTPHLLREGHQVTVLDNFMFGQNSLAECCASDSFDVVRGDCREEPLMRELVAKVDVIVPLAALVGAPLCNRDPAGARSINQEAVEMLCRLASRQQWILMPVTNSGYGVGEKDRFCTEETPLRPISLYGVTKVEAEKAVLQRENSITFRLATVFGMSPRMRIDLLVNDFVYRAVHDRAVVVFEGHFKRNYIHVRDVARVFAFAIENFEVMRGKPYNVGLNEANLSKLELCAEIKKVLPNFVYLEAPVGEDPDKRDYIVSNARLAQTGFKTEWSLERGIRELVKGYTILRNTRYGNV, via the coding sequence ATGAGGATCCTGATTACGGGCGGCGGCGGCTACATCGGCTCGGTGCTGACCCCCCACCTCCTGCGTGAGGGGCACCAGGTCACGGTGCTGGACAACTTCATGTTCGGCCAGAACAGCCTCGCCGAGTGCTGCGCCTCCGACTCGTTCGACGTGGTCCGTGGAGACTGCCGCGAGGAGCCGCTGATGCGGGAGCTGGTGGCGAAGGTAGACGTGATCGTGCCGCTGGCCGCCCTGGTCGGCGCCCCGCTCTGCAACCGCGATCCGGCGGGCGCCCGGAGCATCAACCAGGAGGCGGTGGAGATGCTGTGCCGCCTCGCGAGCCGCCAGCAGTGGATCCTCATGCCGGTGACCAACAGCGGCTACGGCGTGGGCGAGAAGGACAGGTTCTGCACCGAGGAGACGCCATTGCGGCCGATCTCGCTCTACGGGGTGACCAAGGTCGAAGCGGAGAAGGCGGTGCTGCAGCGGGAGAACAGCATCACGTTCCGCTTGGCGACCGTCTTCGGAATGTCACCACGGATGCGGATCGACCTGCTGGTCAACGACTTCGTCTACCGGGCCGTGCATGACCGGGCGGTGGTGGTGTTCGAGGGCCACTTCAAACGGAACTACATCCACGTCCGCGACGTGGCCCGGGTATTCGCCTTCGCGATCGAGAACTTCGAGGTCATGCGGGGGAAGCCTTACAATGTGGGACTGAACGAGGCAAACCTCTCCAAGCTCGAGCTGTGTGCCGAGATCAAGAAGGTGCTGCCGAACTTCGTCTATCTCGAGGCGCCGGTCGGTGAGGACCCGGACAAGCGAGACTACATCGTCTCGAACGCGCGGCTGGCCCAGACTGGGTTCAAGACGGAGTGGTCGCTGGAGCGCGGCATCCGCGAACTGGTGAAGGGCTACACGATCTTGCGCAACACCCGCTACGGCAACGTCTGA
- a CDS encoding SIS domain-containing protein, whose product MRELETQIADLVKPLQQLGREPFAGRVRQAIDLIVAALRVGKPVLVCGNGGSAAAALHISGELVGRFFRERRGLPVICLSANASVLTAWANDVSFESVFARQVEAFGQPGSVLWCLSTSGRSKNVVAAAGAARQLGLSVIAMTGEGGGLLAGLSDVLLDVPSRSTPRIQEMHIVLYHFICERVEDAFADGDGR is encoded by the coding sequence ATGCGTGAACTGGAGACGCAGATCGCCGATCTCGTCAAGCCCCTGCAGCAGCTCGGGCGCGAGCCATTCGCGGGCCGGGTACGCCAGGCCATCGACCTGATTGTAGCGGCGCTCCGAGTCGGCAAGCCGGTGCTCGTGTGCGGCAACGGCGGCTCGGCCGCGGCCGCGCTCCATATCTCAGGAGAACTGGTGGGCCGATTCTTCCGGGAGCGCAGGGGGCTGCCGGTGATTTGCCTCTCCGCCAACGCGTCGGTGCTGACGGCGTGGGCGAACGACGTCTCGTTCGAGTCCGTGTTCGCCCGCCAGGTGGAGGCCTTCGGTCAGCCGGGGAGCGTGCTCTGGTGCCTGTCGACGAGTGGTCGCTCCAAGAATGTCGTCGCCGCCGCCGGCGCCGCGAGGCAGCTCGGCCTCTCGGTCATCGCCATGACCGGCGAGGGCGGAGGGCTCCTGGCCGGGCTGAGCGACGTGCTCTTGGATGTGCCCTCGCGGTCGACGCCGCGCATCCAGGAGATGCACATCGTCCTCTATCACTTTATCTGCGAGCGCGTCGAGGACGCCTTCGCCGACGGTGACGGGCGATGA
- a CDS encoding GHMP kinase — translation MIICQTPLRVSFFGGGTDFPEFFREHGGAVLATAIDKFIYHSVSHFPSKLFDYSIRLAYRKVECVNGLAEIEHVPFREILRYFGIERDVEISLTADLPSFSGLGSSSSFTVGMINALNAYQGRFIPKGELASLAIHVEREILGEAVGLQDQIIAAYGGLNVIEFSGADNFVVHRVAVSKAKLQELDGSLLLFFTGITRRAREIEKRKIENLHRIEGNLKRMLTLVEKAHGVLTGDGSLAAFGELLDETWREKRVLDPAVSSPAIDEMYERALSAGALGGKLLGAGGGGFMLLFVPEERQAKVREALKDHTEIRFSINSPGSGIIHS, via the coding sequence ATGATCATCTGCCAGACGCCATTGCGGGTGAGCTTCTTCGGGGGCGGCACTGACTTCCCGGAGTTCTTCAGAGAGCACGGGGGAGCGGTGCTGGCGACCGCCATCGACAAGTTTATCTACCACTCGGTGAGCCATTTCCCCTCGAAGCTCTTCGACTACTCCATCCGACTGGCCTACCGGAAGGTGGAGTGCGTGAACGGCCTAGCCGAGATCGAGCATGTTCCCTTTCGTGAGATCCTGCGGTACTTCGGGATCGAGCGGGACGTCGAGATCAGTCTCACCGCGGACCTGCCGTCGTTCTCGGGCCTCGGATCGTCGTCCAGCTTCACAGTCGGCATGATCAACGCCCTGAACGCCTATCAGGGCCGGTTCATCCCCAAGGGCGAGCTGGCCAGCCTGGCCATCCACGTGGAACGTGAGATCCTTGGGGAGGCGGTGGGGCTCCAGGACCAGATCATCGCCGCCTACGGCGGCCTGAACGTCATCGAGTTTTCGGGCGCCGACAACTTCGTGGTCCACCGGGTCGCGGTCTCGAAGGCCAAGCTGCAGGAGCTGGACGGCTCGCTGCTGCTCTTCTTCACCGGGATCACGCGGCGCGCGAGGGAGATCGAGAAGAGGAAGATCGAGAACCTGCACCGGATCGAGGGCAACCTGAAGCGGATGCTGACCCTGGTGGAGAAGGCCCACGGCGTGCTCACGGGGGACGGGTCGCTGGCGGCGTTCGGCGAACTGCTGGACGAGACGTGGCGGGAAAAGCGCGTCCTCGATCCGGCCGTCAGCAGCCCGGCGATCGACGAGATGTACGAACGGGCCCTGAGCGCGGGCGCCCTCGGCGGCAAGCTGCTCGGCGCCGGTGGGGGCGGCTTCATGCTCCTCTTCGTTCCCGAAGAGCGGCAGGCCAAGGTCCGCGAAGCGCTCAAGGACCACACCGAGATCCGCTTCAGCATCAATTCTCCTGGGAGCGGTATCATCCACTCATGA
- a CDS encoding class I SAM-dependent methyltransferase, translated as MREALVGLATRYYRKAKTYMLTRQPPVLTPLFFHAVEIVDKVLSPRRQSAEERRANTLWKQQYLAYWTANEGLRLKVKSDYPVAHGSDDHRYPRGTVFDNSVNYRFNLKLYETLGFPERIAVMDLGCAGGGMVRSFLEDGHIAIGLEGSDTSKRLRSGEWDTIPFHLFTCDITKPFLVTDWHDRAFLFDVITAWEVLEHIPEEALDGLIRNIHRHLKPEGYFIGSVDLLPDGNPLTGAVYHRTLKPGDWWLAQFTTRGLVEVKPHGFTRRDMVRGNGLSLKDWRPEDGGGIHLILRKA; from the coding sequence ATGAGAGAGGCCCTGGTGGGGCTGGCGACACGGTACTATCGAAAGGCGAAGACATATATGCTGACCCGGCAGCCGCCGGTGCTCACCCCGCTCTTCTTTCACGCCGTAGAGATCGTGGACAAAGTACTGTCGCCGCGGCGGCAAAGCGCCGAAGAGCGACGCGCCAATACGTTGTGGAAACAGCAGTACCTCGCCTACTGGACGGCGAACGAGGGACTCCGGCTGAAGGTGAAGTCGGACTATCCGGTGGCTCATGGGAGCGATGACCACCGCTACCCGCGGGGCACAGTATTCGACAACTCGGTGAACTACCGGTTCAACCTCAAGCTGTACGAGACCCTGGGCTTCCCGGAGCGCATCGCGGTGATGGATCTGGGATGCGCGGGCGGCGGGATGGTGCGGTCATTTCTCGAGGACGGCCACATCGCGATCGGGCTGGAGGGATCGGACACGTCGAAGCGGCTCCGGTCGGGGGAGTGGGACACGATCCCCTTTCACCTGTTCACCTGCGACATCACCAAGCCGTTCCTGGTCACCGACTGGCATGACCGCGCGTTCCTCTTCGATGTGATCACGGCCTGGGAGGTTCTGGAGCATATCCCCGAAGAGGCGCTGGACGGCCTGATCCGTAACATCCACCGGCATCTGAAGCCGGAGGGGTACTTCATCGGCTCGGTTGATCTGCTTCCGGACGGCAATCCGCTGACCGGTGCCGTGTATCATCGGACGCTCAAGCCGGGGGACTGGTGGCTGGCTCAGTTCACTACGCGTGGCTTGGTCGAGGTGAAGCCGCATGGGTTCACGCGCCGGGACATGGTTCGGGGGAACGGGCTGTCGTTGAAGGACTGGCGGCCGGAGGATGGTGGCGGGATCCACCTGATTCTCCGGAAGGCGTAG
- a CDS encoding glycosyltransferase, translated as MKGERTVPGPVSILMPVCNEADIIEDVIEEWVQDVFRYLPEGSEFLFDDGASTDGTREILGRMSEKYPFIQVRYNDTKDGFAAAARRLYLAAQCPWVFFTDSDGQYVASEFWKLVPFANEFSVVHGAKIGRQDAFARKAASAVFNYIARVVFDVHYSDINSAFRLVKREVVRELLPTIRCMPTLLNAELLLRAELNNYAIKQVRVMHRRRKFGVSRGLPSNRFLWECVKAYRGLLELKSEFRV; from the coding sequence ATGAAAGGCGAACGGACGGTGCCCGGACCGGTGTCCATCCTCATGCCGGTCTGCAACGAGGCCGACATCATCGAGGACGTCATCGAGGAGTGGGTCCAGGACGTCTTTCGGTACCTACCGGAGGGCTCCGAATTCCTCTTCGACGACGGGGCCAGCACCGACGGAACCCGCGAGATCCTGGGCCGGATGTCCGAGAAGTACCCGTTCATTCAAGTCCGCTACAACGACACGAAGGACGGGTTCGCGGCAGCCGCCAGGCGGCTCTATCTAGCCGCCCAATGCCCGTGGGTGTTCTTCACCGACTCCGACGGGCAGTACGTGGCGTCGGAGTTCTGGAAGCTGGTGCCGTTCGCGAACGAATTCTCCGTTGTTCACGGGGCGAAGATCGGGCGCCAGGACGCCTTCGCCCGCAAGGCGGCGTCGGCGGTCTTCAATTACATCGCCCGCGTCGTCTTCGACGTCCATTACAGTGACATCAACTCGGCGTTCCGGCTCGTGAAGCGGGAGGTGGTTCGGGAACTCCTCCCGACGATTCGGTGCATGCCAACCCTGCTGAACGCGGAGCTCTTGCTGAGGGCCGAGCTGAACAACTATGCGATCAAGCAGGTTCGGGTGATGCACCGACGGCGGAAGTTCGGGGTGAGCCGAGGATTGCCGTCGAACCGGTTCCTCTGGGAATGCGTGAAAGCGTATCGTGGCCTGCTAGAATTGAAGAGCGAGTTCAGGGTATGA
- a CDS encoding GDP-mannose 4,6-dehydratase: protein MTRVLITGITGFVGSHLAEYALGKGVEVIGSIRWRSRTENIEHLRSQIQLIESDLRDLSSVQGLVEAANPDYVVHLAAQSFVAASWQTPAETFYTNTVSQVNLLEAIRVRPKKPRFLVIGSSEEYGLVHEDELPIKETNPLRPLSPYAVSKVAQDLMGYQYWKSYGLPIVRSRAFNHEGPRRGDVFVTSNFAKQIAEIEAGLREPVVHVGNLEARRDYSDVRDIVQGYWLLLERGEPGEVYNLCSGRSWTIQEVLDFFLREARVSGIVVKQDPARLRPSDVPHLLGDASKVRKELGWQPAISFERTLLDTLEYWRRRVRVPTL, encoded by the coding sequence ATGACGCGAGTGCTGATCACTGGTATCACCGGGTTCGTCGGTAGTCATCTCGCCGAGTATGCCCTGGGCAAAGGGGTCGAGGTGATCGGTTCGATTCGCTGGCGGAGCAGGACCGAGAACATCGAGCACCTCCGATCGCAGATCCAGCTGATCGAGTCCGACCTCCGCGACCTTTCCTCGGTGCAGGGCTTGGTGGAGGCGGCGAATCCGGACTACGTGGTCCACCTGGCCGCCCAGAGCTTCGTGGCGGCCTCCTGGCAGACGCCGGCTGAGACGTTCTACACGAACACGGTGAGTCAGGTGAACCTCCTGGAGGCGATCCGGGTTCGCCCGAAGAAGCCTCGGTTTCTCGTGATCGGTTCCAGCGAGGAATATGGTCTGGTCCATGAGGACGAGCTACCGATCAAGGAGACGAACCCGCTGCGCCCGCTCTCCCCCTATGCGGTCAGCAAGGTCGCACAGGATTTGATGGGCTACCAGTACTGGAAGAGCTACGGCCTGCCCATCGTCCGTTCCCGCGCCTTCAACCACGAGGGCCCCCGCCGGGGCGACGTCTTCGTGACCTCCAACTTCGCCAAGCAGATCGCCGAGATCGAGGCGGGGCTCCGCGAGCCGGTGGTCCATGTGGGAAACCTTGAGGCCCGGCGGGACTACTCTGACGTGCGTGACATCGTCCAGGGTTACTGGCTCTTGCTAGAGCGTGGAGAGCCCGGCGAGGTGTACAACCTCTGCTCCGGCCGGAGCTGGACGATCCAGGAGGTTCTCGACTTTTTCCTGCGTGAAGCCAGAGTCTCGGGAATTGTAGTGAAGCAGGACCCCGCGCGGCTCCGTCCTTCCGACGTACCCCACCTCCTCGGTGACGCCTCCAAGGTCCGCAAGGAGCTCGGCTGGCAGCCCGCAATCTCCTTCGAGCGGACCCTCCTGGATACACTCGAGTACTGGCGTCGTCGGGTTCGGGTTCCGACTCTGTAG
- a CDS encoding class I SAM-dependent methyltransferase: protein MTNYREIKECRISGSSRLVSVLNLGNQVLTGVFPNSRDVEVTSGPLELVWCPDSGLLQLRHSYDLDEVYGNSYGYRSGLNQSMVNHLTEKVRYLERTIPLGQGDIVLDIGSNDATTLRAYRTPGIQRVGIDPTGRKFGQYYSNDIRLVPDFFSSAAYRSVQSKPAKIITSIAMFYDLEAPAKFACEIESVLAEDGIWHFEQSYMPSMLRLNSYDTICHEHLEYYSLGVVKTIMEMAGLKIVDVVMNAVNGGSFAVSVAKVGNRKVKANDAVINWLLEQEERMGLSTPRPYREFEERAFRHREDLVRLIRALVADGKTVLGYGASTKGNVVLQFCGFSERDVPAIADVNPDKFGCFTPGTHIPIISEREARSMKPDYFLVLPWHFKAGILDREKEYLANGGKMIFPFPEIEIV, encoded by the coding sequence ATGACGAATTACCGTGAGATCAAAGAATGTCGCATCAGTGGTAGTAGCCGTCTGGTTTCGGTACTCAACCTGGGTAATCAGGTGCTGACGGGAGTTTTCCCGAATAGCCGCGACGTGGAGGTGACGTCGGGGCCTTTGGAGCTAGTGTGGTGCCCCGACAGCGGATTGCTCCAGCTGAGGCACTCCTATGATCTTGACGAAGTGTATGGCAATAGCTACGGGTATCGGTCGGGGCTGAACCAGTCGATGGTGAATCATCTGACAGAAAAGGTCCGCTACTTAGAGCGGACGATACCATTGGGTCAAGGAGACATAGTGCTCGACATCGGCAGCAACGATGCGACTACGCTCAGGGCTTACCGCACCCCCGGCATACAGCGAGTCGGAATCGACCCGACGGGTCGGAAGTTCGGACAGTATTACAGCAACGATATTAGACTCGTTCCGGACTTTTTCTCCTCGGCAGCCTACCGGTCCGTTCAGTCGAAGCCTGCAAAAATCATCACCTCGATAGCGATGTTTTACGATCTTGAAGCCCCCGCAAAATTCGCTTGCGAGATCGAATCAGTGCTTGCTGAAGACGGCATTTGGCATTTTGAGCAGAGCTACATGCCGTCGATGTTACGTCTCAACTCGTACGACACCATCTGCCACGAACACTTGGAGTATTACTCGCTCGGCGTAGTTAAGACAATCATGGAAATGGCGGGGCTCAAGATCGTCGATGTTGTGATGAACGCGGTGAATGGCGGCAGTTTTGCGGTTTCCGTGGCTAAGGTGGGAAATCGAAAGGTTAAGGCGAATGACGCGGTGATCAACTGGCTTCTTGAACAGGAAGAGCGTATGGGACTCAGCACACCGAGACCATACCGCGAATTCGAAGAGAGGGCATTTCGGCATCGCGAGGACCTGGTTCGTTTGATCCGCGCATTGGTCGCCGATGGGAAAACAGTGCTTGGCTACGGGGCGTCAACTAAGGGCAATGTGGTCTTGCAGTTCTGCGGGTTCTCGGAGCGGGATGTCCCTGCGATCGCGGACGTCAACCCGGATAAGTTCGGTTGTTTCACCCCCGGGACACATATCCCAATCATTTCCGAACGCGAGGCTCGTTCGATGAAACCGGACTATTTCCTCGTTTTACCTTGGCACTTTAAAGCTGGAATACTCGATCGTGAAAAAGAATATCTGGCAAACGGAGGAAAGATGATCTTCCCATTTCCAGAAATTGAGATTGTTTGA